In Desulfurococcaceae archaeon MEX13E-LK6-19, the genomic window CATAGTGATTATAGTGTATGGGTGGCTTGTATTCTTTACACAATGGTCGTTACTGATCCTCCAGATTACTGGATTTGTTGCTGTTGCTGGTGTGTTCGGGATTTTGGCATGGATAGGTTATACATTAGCGACAACACCGCCACCTAAGCCGATTGAGGAGATCGAAAAGGAACTAGAAGAAGAACTAAAGAAACTAGAAAAGGAAATGAAAGAAGAGGAAAAGAAAGAAGAAAAACAGGAAAAAGAGGAAACCACAAGCTAGAGGAAATAACGTCAACAGGGTAACTTTATCGTTTTTAACTT contains:
- a CDS encoding transcriptional regulator: MSRDQIIGVGLLIVSIIVIIVYGWLVFFTQWSLLILQITGFVAVAGVFGILAWIGYTLATTPPPKPIEEIEKELEEELKKLEKEMKEEEKKEEKQEKEETTS